One Actinoplanes missouriensis 431 DNA segment encodes these proteins:
- a CDS encoding RNA polymerase sigma factor encodes MKPPSDAEAAFRELFEASYDDLLCFVERRTHPAVADDVVAEVFLTAWRRFDDVPDTLSDARAWLFTAAHHTLRNRQRSEQRRQNLTLRILREPDDPGHAEADEVAARVDLTRAWNRLPVKDQEALTLTVFEGLTGAQAAALLNISRPAFSLRLLRARRRLHRLLRPHLDARMPEPQPPAHPTTAAGVSA; translated from the coding sequence ATGAAACCACCTTCGGACGCCGAGGCGGCGTTCCGCGAGCTGTTCGAGGCGTCGTACGACGATCTGCTCTGCTTCGTCGAACGCCGCACTCATCCCGCTGTCGCCGACGACGTGGTGGCCGAGGTCTTCCTCACCGCCTGGCGCCGCTTCGACGACGTGCCCGACACACTGAGCGACGCCCGTGCGTGGCTGTTCACCGCCGCGCACCACACGCTGCGCAACCGGCAGCGCAGTGAGCAGCGCCGGCAGAACCTCACGCTGCGGATCCTGCGGGAACCGGACGATCCCGGGCACGCCGAAGCCGATGAGGTGGCCGCCCGCGTCGACCTGACCCGAGCCTGGAACCGCCTGCCCGTGAAGGACCAGGAGGCACTCACGCTCACCGTCTTCGAGGGCCTGACCGGGGCCCAGGCGGCCGCCCTGCTGAACATCTCCCGGCCCGCGTTCAGCCTGCGCCTGCTCCGGGCCCGCCGGCGCCTGCACCGGTTGCTGCGCCCGCACCTCGACGCCCGGATGCCCGAACCCCAGCCGCCCGCCCACCCCACCACCGCAGCAGGAGTCTCCGCATGA
- a CDS encoding winged helix-turn-helix transcriptional regulator, which produces MATTTAATAKAQAKADYNAFLAVCPSHKVLERISGKWVTLILSALGSGPDCAGDPRPMRYSELSRVLAGVSQKMLTQTLRSLERDGLISRTVTPTVPVTVAYELTDLGLSLHATMQGLKAWAESHIDEVSEHRAAYDDAVSPASAAP; this is translated from the coding sequence ATGGCGACCACGACGGCGGCCACGGCGAAAGCACAGGCCAAGGCGGATTACAACGCCTTCCTCGCGGTGTGCCCGAGCCACAAGGTGCTGGAGCGGATCTCCGGGAAGTGGGTCACCCTCATCCTGTCCGCCCTCGGCAGCGGGCCGGACTGCGCCGGCGACCCGCGCCCCATGCGCTATTCGGAGCTGTCCCGGGTGCTGGCCGGCGTCAGCCAGAAGATGCTCACCCAGACCCTGCGGTCCCTGGAGCGCGACGGCCTGATCAGCCGCACGGTGACGCCGACCGTGCCCGTGACGGTCGCCTACGAGCTGACCGACCTGGGCCTGTCCCTGCACGCGACGATGCAGGGCTTGAAGGCCTGGGCCGAGTCGCACATCGACGAGGTGTCCGAGCACCGCGCCGCCTACGACGACGCCGTCAGTCCAGCTTCGGCTGCTCCATGA
- a CDS encoding TetR/AcrR family transcriptional regulator yields MEEISSYRDASRARLRLTLVGAARDLAIEHGWENVRMAQVARAAGVSRQTVYNEFGDRAGLAQALAVREIEQFVAQVRSQLFAHGSDVRAAGHAAILHTLQEAARNPLVRGILTTVRGGPEDLLPYLTTRSDAVLSAAVEVIREWAGTHASEVEPAAVLLAADATVRLTISHILLPPASPAESADALAEVLVRLLR; encoded by the coding sequence ATGGAAGAGATCTCGTCCTACCGTGACGCCAGCCGGGCCAGGCTCCGCCTCACGCTCGTCGGCGCCGCCCGCGACCTGGCCATCGAGCACGGATGGGAGAACGTGCGGATGGCCCAGGTCGCCCGCGCGGCGGGCGTGAGCCGGCAGACGGTCTACAACGAGTTCGGCGATCGGGCCGGGCTCGCCCAGGCGCTGGCCGTCCGAGAGATCGAGCAGTTCGTCGCACAGGTTCGCTCCCAGCTCTTCGCACACGGGAGCGACGTCCGCGCAGCCGGGCACGCCGCGATCCTGCACACCCTGCAGGAAGCCGCCCGCAACCCGCTGGTGCGCGGCATCCTGACCACCGTGCGGGGCGGGCCCGAGGATCTGCTGCCGTACCTGACGACCCGGTCCGACGCCGTCCTCTCGGCCGCGGTCGAGGTGATCCGGGAGTGGGCCGGCACCCACGCGTCCGAGGTGGAGCCGGCCGCCGTGCTGCTGGCCGCCGATGCGACAGTCCGGCTGACGATCAGCCACATCCTCCTGCCGCCCGCCTCGCCGGCCGAGTCGGCCGACGCGCTCGCCGAGGTCCTCGTCCGCCTGCTGCGCTGA
- a CDS encoding aldo/keto reductase family oxidoreductase, translating into MSLSLPGGTWTLGDLTVTRFGYGAMQLAGPWVMGPPADHDGALAVLREAVALGITHIDTADAYGPRFTNEVIREALHPYPAPLHIATKVGALRDERGGWPPARRPDQLRRAVDDNLEALGLDTLDLVNLRLGDAQGPQPGSLAEAFETLADLRRQGLIRHLGVSNATPEQVAEAQSIAPIVSVQNMYNLAHRHDDELIDRLAAENIAYVPFFPLGGFTPLQSGALSAVAARLHSSPMAVALAWLLQRSPNILLIAGTSSVAHLRENVAGAGITLSAEDVAELDRIGGR; encoded by the coding sequence ATGTCTCTCTCCCTTCCCGGCGGCACCTGGACCCTGGGCGACCTGACCGTCACCCGGTTCGGCTACGGCGCCATGCAGCTCGCCGGCCCGTGGGTCATGGGACCGCCCGCCGACCACGACGGCGCGCTTGCGGTCCTGCGCGAGGCGGTCGCCCTCGGCATCACCCACATCGACACCGCCGACGCGTACGGCCCGCGGTTCACCAACGAGGTGATCCGGGAGGCGCTCCACCCGTACCCGGCGCCGCTGCACATCGCGACGAAGGTGGGCGCGCTCCGCGACGAGCGGGGCGGCTGGCCGCCGGCCCGCCGTCCCGACCAGCTGCGGCGTGCGGTGGACGACAACCTGGAGGCGCTTGGTCTCGACACCCTGGACCTGGTCAACCTGCGCCTGGGCGACGCGCAGGGCCCGCAGCCCGGATCGCTCGCCGAGGCCTTCGAGACGCTCGCCGACCTGCGGCGGCAGGGCCTGATCCGGCACCTCGGCGTCAGCAACGCCACCCCGGAGCAGGTCGCCGAAGCGCAGTCCATCGCGCCGATCGTCAGCGTGCAGAACATGTACAACCTCGCGCACCGCCACGACGACGAGCTGATCGACCGGCTGGCCGCCGAGAACATCGCGTACGTGCCGTTCTTCCCGCTCGGCGGGTTCACGCCGTTGCAGTCCGGCGCGCTGTCGGCCGTGGCGGCCCGGCTGCACAGCAGCCCGATGGCGGTGGCGCTGGCCTGGCTGCTCCAGCGCTCGCCGAACATCCTGCTGATCGCGGGCACGTCGAGCGTCGCTCACCTGCGGGAGAACGTCGCCGGCGCCGGGATCACCCTCTCCGCCGAGGACGTGGCCGAGCTGGACCGGATCGGCGGGAGATAG
- a CDS encoding acylase, whose product MRALSVRLAAAAVAAGVVVAGAAVPSPASGFERDRGYAALIRRASYGVPHITAGNFAGLGFGVGYVQAEDNICVIAEDVVTVSGERSRWFGAAGPDDANVRSDLFHRKAIDERVVDRLLEGPRDGVRSPSDDVRDQMRGFVAGYNHFLRRTGVQNITDPACRGKAWVRPLTVTDVWRTSWASMVRAGSRALLDGIVSATPPAAAGSATAAEAPDAAAVVAALDGASAGIGSNAYGLGARATTSGNGMVLANPHFPWQGSERFYRMHLKVPGRYDVEGAALIGDPIIEIGHNRTVAWSHTVSTARRFVWHRLSLVPGDPTSYYVDGRPEKMRARTVTVQAGAAGAVSRTLYDTRYGPVVVVPGTFDWTAGTAYAITDVNAGNNRSFDGWLRMGQAKDVRQLKAVLDRHQFLPWVNVIAADARGEALYGDHSVIPRVTDALAAACIPAAFQPLYAGSGQAVLDGSRSDCALGRDPDAAAPGILGPANLPVRFRDDYVTNSNDSHWLANPAAPLEGYPRIIGNERTERSLRTRLGIDQIQQRLAGTDGLPGKRFTTERLWQTTFGNRVHGAELVRDDLVALCRREPLATASNGATVDLTAACEALARFDLRVNLDSRGAHLFSEFALAGGIRFADTFDVSDPVRTPRRLNTQDPRVRTALADAVQRLAGIPLDAKLGDIHTDTRGHRRIPIHGGRGEAGVFNVITNPLVPGVGYPKVVHGSSFVMAVELGRHGPSGRQILTYSQSTNPNSPWYADQTSLYSRKGWDTIKYTEAQIAADPNLRTYVVAQRGH is encoded by the coding sequence ATGAGAGCCTTGTCCGTGCGCCTCGCCGCAGCGGCGGTCGCCGCCGGAGTGGTCGTCGCCGGCGCCGCCGTGCCATCACCGGCCTCCGGATTCGAGCGTGATCGCGGCTACGCGGCGCTGATCCGCCGGGCGTCGTACGGTGTCCCGCACATCACCGCCGGTAACTTCGCCGGCCTCGGCTTCGGTGTCGGTTACGTGCAGGCCGAGGACAACATCTGCGTCATCGCGGAGGACGTGGTGACGGTCAGCGGCGAGCGGTCCCGCTGGTTCGGGGCGGCCGGGCCGGACGACGCCAACGTGCGCAGCGACCTGTTCCACCGCAAGGCGATCGACGAACGGGTCGTCGACCGGCTGCTGGAGGGACCTCGCGACGGTGTGCGGTCGCCGTCCGACGACGTCCGTGACCAGATGCGCGGATTCGTCGCCGGCTACAACCACTTCCTGCGCCGCACCGGCGTGCAGAACATCACCGACCCCGCCTGCCGGGGCAAGGCATGGGTACGGCCCCTGACCGTCACCGACGTCTGGCGTACCTCGTGGGCCAGCATGGTCCGGGCCGGCTCGCGGGCGCTGCTCGACGGCATCGTCAGCGCCACTCCGCCGGCCGCAGCCGGGTCCGCGACAGCAGCCGAGGCGCCTGATGCCGCCGCGGTGGTCGCCGCGCTTGACGGGGCGAGCGCCGGCATCGGCAGCAACGCCTACGGTCTCGGCGCGCGGGCCACCACGAGCGGCAACGGCATGGTGCTGGCCAACCCGCACTTCCCGTGGCAGGGCAGTGAACGCTTCTACCGGATGCACCTCAAGGTGCCCGGCCGCTACGACGTCGAGGGCGCCGCCCTGATCGGCGACCCGATCATCGAGATCGGGCACAACCGTACGGTGGCCTGGAGTCACACCGTCTCCACGGCGCGCCGGTTCGTCTGGCACCGGCTGAGCCTGGTGCCGGGGGACCCCACCTCCTACTACGTCGACGGCCGGCCGGAGAAGATGCGCGCCCGCACGGTCACGGTCCAGGCCGGGGCCGCCGGCGCGGTCAGCCGGACCCTGTACGACACCCGCTACGGGCCGGTCGTCGTGGTGCCGGGCACCTTCGACTGGACGGCGGGCACCGCGTACGCCATCACCGATGTCAACGCGGGCAACAACCGTTCCTTCGACGGATGGTTGCGGATGGGCCAGGCCAAGGACGTCCGCCAGCTCAAGGCGGTGCTCGACCGGCACCAGTTCCTGCCGTGGGTCAACGTGATCGCGGCCGACGCGCGCGGCGAAGCCCTCTACGGCGATCATTCGGTCATCCCGCGGGTCACCGACGCGCTCGCGGCGGCCTGCATCCCGGCGGCGTTCCAGCCGCTCTACGCCGGCAGCGGGCAGGCGGTCCTGGACGGCTCCCGCTCGGACTGCGCGCTGGGCCGGGACCCGGACGCCGCGGCTCCGGGCATCCTCGGCCCGGCGAATTTGCCGGTGCGGTTCCGCGACGACTACGTGACGAACTCCAACGACAGTCACTGGCTGGCCAACCCGGCCGCGCCGCTGGAGGGCTACCCGCGGATCATCGGCAACGAACGCACCGAGCGCAGCCTGCGCACCCGCCTCGGGATCGACCAGATCCAGCAGCGTCTGGCCGGGACGGACGGCCTGCCCGGCAAGCGGTTCACCACCGAACGGCTCTGGCAGACCACGTTCGGCAACCGGGTGCACGGCGCCGAACTGGTCCGCGACGACCTGGTCGCCCTCTGCCGCCGGGAGCCCCTCGCGACCGCGTCGAACGGCGCGACCGTCGATCTGACCGCGGCCTGCGAGGCGCTGGCCCGCTTCGACCTGCGCGTCAACCTGGACAGCCGGGGAGCGCACCTGTTCAGCGAGTTCGCCCTCGCCGGCGGGATCCGGTTCGCCGACACCTTCGACGTGAGCGATCCGGTGCGTACCCCGCGCCGTCTGAACACCCAGGACCCGAGGGTACGCACGGCGCTCGCCGACGCCGTGCAGCGGCTCGCCGGCATCCCGCTCGACGCGAAGCTGGGCGACATCCACACCGACACCCGCGGCCACCGCCGGATCCCGATCCACGGCGGCCGCGGCGAGGCCGGCGTCTTCAACGTGATCACGAACCCGCTCGTGCCGGGCGTCGGTTACCCGAAGGTCGTGCACGGCTCGTCGTTCGTGATGGCCGTCGAGCTAGGCCGGCACGGCCCGTCGGGCCGCCAGATCCTGACCTACTCCCAGTCGACGAACCCGAACTCACCCTGGTACGCCGACCAGACGAGCCTCTACTCCCGGAAGGGCTGGGACACCATCAAGTACACCGAGGCCCAGATCGCAGCCGACCCGAACCTGCGCACCTACGTGGTCGCCCAGCGCGGCCACTGA
- a CDS encoding ATP-binding protein, producing MFVGRRDELDLLAKALGRVRRTGEGRSVALRGRRQVGKSRLVQELCDRSGLPYCFYTAVKGASSVEAVGYFLESVRDSTLLTPAGRDLLPSRPTSGGWGDMLRVLAGVLPDTPSIVVLDELPWLSEQDATFDGHLQVVWDRLLAAKPVLLLLLGSDLHMMQRFTEYDRPFYGRATNMLLGPFNLAETAAVTGLRGADAIDAHLITGGLPGIALEWEPGAPPADFLREEITNKTSALFTVPEQSLASEFPTPDTSRRVLEAVGGVGSRTFGNIASAAGDRGGPVSSGTLSPLLTRLVEEKRILAVDRPLSTKPSKLAQYRIADSNLRLYLAVLRDVQQLVLRDRLAAARNVLEARWSSWRGSAVEPLIRDALAVAAGAGDLPWSDGWEVGGWWNRQANPEIDLVGADRAPIASRIVFAGSIKWQDGPFDQRHLDELRQGALQIPGFEPGVSGLVVVSRSGTSLPDAAVDLVWGPDDVVRAWPA from the coding sequence ATGTTCGTAGGACGCCGTGACGAGCTCGACCTGCTGGCGAAGGCCCTGGGCCGCGTCCGGCGGACCGGTGAGGGCCGTTCGGTCGCCCTCCGCGGACGCCGGCAGGTCGGCAAATCCCGCCTCGTCCAGGAGCTCTGCGATCGATCGGGCCTGCCGTACTGCTTCTATACGGCGGTCAAAGGCGCGTCGAGCGTCGAGGCGGTCGGCTATTTCCTGGAGTCGGTGCGGGACTCGACGCTGCTCACCCCGGCAGGTCGGGATCTCCTGCCCTCCCGGCCCACTTCCGGTGGCTGGGGGGACATGCTGCGCGTCCTCGCCGGGGTTCTGCCGGACACGCCGAGCATCGTGGTGCTCGACGAGCTGCCCTGGCTCTCCGAGCAGGACGCGACCTTCGACGGGCACCTGCAGGTCGTGTGGGATCGTCTGCTGGCCGCGAAGCCCGTCCTGTTGCTGCTGCTCGGAAGCGACCTGCACATGATGCAGCGGTTCACCGAGTACGACCGGCCCTTCTACGGCAGGGCCACCAACATGCTCCTCGGCCCGTTCAACCTCGCCGAGACCGCCGCCGTGACCGGTCTGCGCGGTGCGGACGCCATCGACGCCCACCTGATCACCGGGGGCCTGCCCGGCATCGCGCTCGAATGGGAGCCGGGCGCCCCGCCCGCCGACTTCCTCCGCGAAGAGATCACCAACAAGACGTCCGCCCTGTTCACGGTCCCTGAGCAGTCCCTGGCGTCGGAGTTCCCCACTCCGGACACCTCACGGCGGGTTCTGGAAGCGGTCGGCGGCGTGGGCAGCCGCACCTTCGGCAACATCGCCTCCGCCGCCGGGGACCGGGGCGGACCGGTCAGCTCGGGCACCCTGTCTCCGCTGCTCACCCGGCTGGTCGAGGAGAAGCGGATCCTCGCCGTGGACAGGCCGCTGTCCACGAAGCCCAGCAAGCTGGCGCAGTACCGGATCGCCGACAGCAACCTTCGCCTCTACCTGGCCGTGCTGCGCGACGTCCAACAGCTGGTGCTGCGAGACCGGCTGGCAGCCGCCCGGAACGTCCTCGAGGCGCGCTGGTCCAGCTGGCGTGGCAGCGCGGTGGAGCCGCTCATCCGGGACGCGCTCGCTGTCGCCGCCGGAGCCGGGGACCTGCCCTGGAGCGATGGGTGGGAGGTCGGCGGCTGGTGGAATCGCCAGGCCAACCCGGAGATCGATCTCGTCGGCGCCGACCGGGCCCCGATCGCGTCCCGGATCGTCTTCGCCGGTTCGATCAAGTGGCAGGACGGGCCCTTCGACCAGCGTCATCTCGACGAGCTGCGCCAGGGCGCCCTGCAGATCCCGGGTTTCGAGCCCGGCGTGAGCGGCCTGGTGGTCGTCAGCCGTTCCGGCACGAGTCTCCCGGACGCCGCCGTGGATCTCGTCTGGGGACCCGACGACGTCGTACGCGCCTGGCCGGCCTGA